The following DNA comes from Quercus robur chromosome 1, dhQueRobu3.1, whole genome shotgun sequence.
attttcagttaaaaaagtactagaggtaagccaaacccatacatatatatataggagagagagagagagagagagagagagagagagaagttaatGGATGCCCTAAGGACATtggtttatgaaatatttttagaaacctTTTATGgtgaaagaaagaagtaattgatttttttgacaaatttttatatttttcataaatatggtatcaaaattttcctaaaattttctgtaaggactcaatttgtaacgaccccaagttggtgtattgggttcgaacgttgaaggcccaaataataaatttgtagagagtgggctaaaaggcccGCGTCGAGGAGAGTcgttgccgaggacatgcagcaaaagtccaaatggcctagagatgcagccgaggacgaccctgtcctcggcatcccaaggccTAGAAGGGAAGAACAACACGCCATCAAAGGCCGCCCccaaagcgctcccagaagaaaaggcgagtagaatAGGACTCGCACGGGAGTACAGTGTGGGAGCGGTTCAAGAaaaagacgtcacctccgcattgaatgcgccaacaaacgtcctggcCACATTAATAGGAAAAGATCCCTGAACAGTGTGacttcggttattgcaactaacagaaagtgggggaaggcggctgatgggacaagcactcgagtagttacctgcctgatcaacagatggaagatcaggatcaactgagagggactatataatgtaagaattcatGCGCCAAAAAAGAGGAGCATTATGTATCGACTCTTGAACCATTGTAACCGAAGgaaaaaggaataataagaGCATTAACTTCATCGGACGAGGTCCAATGACCGGAGCCGCTTAGGCCGTGCCAGagagaaagtcttcttggacaaactcagttcacctctgtgtgaccatcatgaacaccatgactaacaaCTATCCagtgactaaggcctagccttttagcccactctctacaaatttattgtttgggctttcaacgttcgaacccaatacaccaacttggggtcgttacaaattgagtccttacattttcatttaaaaaatgcccTAAAATACCCATTAAATggaccctatatatatatatatatatatgaaattgattttgatggtGAACTAGAAATTAAATCGACTCCAATTCGTCCATAAGAGTCGTCCAGTTCAGAAACATTATCTTAACATAGGAAGGTCATCCCTAGTAGGACGGTCGTTCATGGGCATGAGAGTCGTCTATTAGGAAAGCGTCTGGACGACCCCCAGTACTTAGGAAATTTCCGGAAAGGTTTATCTACAAAAGCTTGTGAATCGGACCACGTGTTGCTATTTTGAAACATGAGCAAGATCCTTGTTCATCGCTATAACTTCCTACTAAGTACTTAACTTCCAATGACAATTGTAGAAGATAAGATTTAACATTCTAACTTCTATAACGGTTGTGGAGGTTAAGTTTGAACCTTCTAACTTCCACAAATATTGGGGAAGTTACGAAACAAGTAATCACTCCAAAACTCACTATATAAGGACTCATCTACATCAAATGGAAGTAAGTTCTCACTACTCCTAAAAATTGGAATTCTGAAGTTCcaaaaaaactaacttaagcatcggagggttcttggccgaTTCATCTCGATCACCTTTGATcgtgtctttttcttttcaagctttCCAAGCAATCATTAGCCCATTAAACCCTGGAGCATTCTGCCTACTAATTTTCTTTGCATCATCAgatttaataataagaaaaattaaggatataaaaagtaattttaaattcttctatcaaaaaatttttttaatccaattcCATAAAAATTTGGACAATAAAACAAGTTAAggatatatatttaaagttacaaatttaaaattcaagttaAAATTCATAAAGTTAGGACACATTTTATAATTAAGTTAAAACTACCTGCAATCATGACATAAAagtatattttaattagaaaaatacgAGTCTCTTAACATGCTCATAGCACATACAATttatacaaaatgaaaatatatagttatttttattaaaaatttatataaaaataaaaacttatttggaATACTTATTACTATCCAAAACAATTAATGAATATATAACATGACATTCTTGTTTATATGCTTTGccaaaaattgaaatcaatgGAGGTATTGCTATAAATTTTACCACTTGGGCGACAATGCACTGCTATAGATGGCAGTGCATTGTAGCTCAAAGGTAtaataaaatactattattatatttgctCCTcaattaaataatgtttttcattttctttttctctctctttttcagttTCATCCATCTTGTTCCATTCACTCtctcccttttatttttcttttatctcttctTCCACTCTCATCTCCCCTGCCCAGCCACCGTTTCTCTTGTTCCACTCACTCTCTcttcattctttctctctctttttttactctttttctctttcgCTCTCTCTAGCTGAGATTGGTGACGATGTGGGTCGGTTTGTTGCTGAGTTCTGTGTTGCTGgcttttttggcttttgtgGTTCGGTTTGTTGCAAGCAGTGGTGGGTGTTCTGTTGTTGGTGTTGCGTTAAATgctaaaagccaaaaaaaatattattttattatattgaacgctgaaataaaattattagtattgagtattatgtaaaataaaatggtaaaatagataaaataatttcttgtagtaccaaattactaaatttttaaGAACACTAATACTAATATTCTTATAGTTGCTTTTGGCCGGAGGAAAGGCCACCCTGCATTGTAATTCAAGTCTATATCAATAAACAAATTGTGCTGCGTTGTAATATGcttagagcattcttatcaagacttctaaaaaatttagcatttaccCTCTCAAAACCTATATTTATAACATATAACACACCACTTTACAATACCACCtatatcaaaacttctattttttttaccatttcatttaaatattgtttctttattatttttcaataattttttatttttcctctcccctctatctctctcttctgtctctctctctttctcacagcaCTGCCGGCGCCACCACTGGTATAACAAAACCCAACAGCCACCACACCCAACAGCCAATAGCCACCTCACCCAACAgccaacaaccaccacaaacccaACCACAAACCACCACAGCACAGCCATAGCCACCATCACCGGCGGCACCCACAACCTCTGCAAATCGGGATTCCCACcacccaaaaccaaatcaaaaactCAACAAACTAACATCAAAACCACCAATCAAACCCAGTACCaccacaaatcacaaacccCTGTTAGAAATCACAGACCCAAAATTAGAAAGagcatatttttgaaatttctcacccaaaatcaaatcacaaaacCCACCCAAACCCAGCCGCACCTGTCGAAACCCAGCCATGCTCGCCGAACCACCGTAACCCAGCCACCCCGATCAACAGCAGAGACCCACAAACCACAAACTCGACCTCATCTTCTTCACGGTTTCGCCGAACCACTACCACCATGGTTTTCAGTTGTGGATGCCGGTGAATgaagaaaagggaaagagacACGGTCGGAGAGCAAGACTGAGAGACAAAAGAAAGCCAAGAAAagcagaaagaaaaaatataagaagaaaagtaaGCGGGTCCCacggaataaaaaaataatataacttttaCAATTGGTGAACAGTGCGGTCTCAAATTTGAGACCGCACTGTTCACCAATGCCAAAAATTATGGCATTTACAATGTTTGATGGAAATGATTTTTAAGGGTTTGGGGTGTCAAATGCcaattatttggcatttgacacccttaatgagaatgctcttactGATTTATGAAATGTAGATTcaaatttcctttaaaaaaatgaaaagaaagctaagtcaagaatatatatatatataaataaacccaaaataaaaatataaaaaactaataaatgaaaattctcAACCTCCTTCCACCAACGTCCCTTCAACAGAATTCATATAATCATTTTTTACATGCAAAGTTAAGTGGGTCCCAAATCATTTCTCATTGAAAATCacgccaaaataaaaaaaaatatgcgaACTAATTTGAGTGCTTACATTTCTCTATTTCCAGAAAAgttccccttttttttcattggaaGAAAAGTTCCATTTTGTCTCTTACATCATATTCATGGCAATTTCAGGACAGTTCATCAAATAGCAAAAGAAGTGTGAGGATACATCGAGGATGGTTTGTATCTGGTTTGACTCTCTTTGTTAATAAAATctcttttctccaaaaaaaaaaaaaaaaaaaaaaaaaaggtgtgcgGATACATCAAATTGTCTACAGCCAAAACTCCTAGATCCTCCTCTACTATACTCTAGTGAGTCAAGTCTCGTGCATGCACATataattggtaattttttattttttaatcttttttgttCTATACCAAAAATCATTGGTGATGATTGGACAAAGCATTAGGCAAAAGATGCTCACTTTACCAACCATAGATGGTTTAACAATCATTTGGAAAAAGATTTACTCCAAATGAATCATttaattctctttttattttcagtctaaatgtataatttttaaatgccaTATATTTGACAtaacaaaataccaaaaaaatgaaaaagaaccTTTTTCACTCTTTGACCCAAAAATTGGggcttttttctttccttcttcattTGCCCCTCACTTTGCTAACCAACCATAAATAGTCTGACAATAGTGCTCTTTGTTCCCTGGCATTGATTTCTtcatacctctctctctctctctctctctctctctctctctctcattttgcATTATTAACTCACAAATTTtaccttcttctcaaaaaaagaaaaaaaaaaatcacaaattttatcTAGTAAGCAATCTTAGAAGCTTAGTTTAATTTACATGTCATTGGCCATGGCGAATTTCCTTTTCTTCACCATCTCTCTTTGCATgcttttaacttttggaattatTGAAGCTGCCCCAAAAGACGCTCTCATCACACATCTTCCTGGCTTCAATGGTACTTTTCCATCTAAACACTACGCAGGGTAAGTCTCATATTATACATGATTAATTAATGTTCATGGGTTCTGTCATCTGGGGTTtgtagctatatatatatatatatatagccatatTATCATCCAAACACTAGTAAAAATTAAGGCACACAGCAAGGaaagtatgtatatattttattttaatgggaTTTTGTCATGTGGGTATTGTAGATATGTTaccaatattaaaaataaaaataataatggtgGAAAGAAGCTGTTCTACTACTTTGTTGAGTCTGAAAGAAAGGCATGGAAGGATCCTGTTGTTTTGTGGCTGAATGGTGGACCCGGTTGCTCGAGTATGGATGGTTTCGTCTACGAACATGGTACGCCTCCCTtcccctccctccctccctccctcctaCAACTTTTGTTTGCATACTGGACATGACAGATAACATCAACTCCGTGTTCATTTCAAACCACAAAAGCCAAAACTACTCATGAATGTGCATGCGTGTCATCCttgtttgttttattaatttataaaaatgaaattgggtgcccttcagttttttttttttttttttttttttgctgaaggGTGCTCTTTgagtttaaactttttaaagtgTTGAAGATTAATTAAAGCCGCTTCCGATTACAAATAATCTCTATTAATTTTCATGAACTTCCACAGGACTACTCATTTTATAAATATCCCTAAACATTCTATGACCGTCATTTGAGAATGTAAATCttttgtactattttttatattatactaatcacaacttaccattttttttttcttatataattaaatgaaGTTTAAGACAGAGAAAGAATCAAATATATGGTAAGTTATAATTTGTGGGAGATAAAGTGAAATATAACAAGTAGTACAAAAGATTTGTATTCGCTTATTAGTTAGTGTTTTTAAAGAAACGGATGCAATTCCAAAGGCTCTAACCGATTATATATATTACAGTGGGTGTCATATCTAGCTAATTTGTGTCAGAACATTTGTtgcatatgaaaaatataaaaaataataataataataaaaaataaaaaaacttctaacaataaaaattctattgggtttaaaataaagaaatttgtaTTCTAtgtttgtatctttttttttttttttttttttttttttgataagctatGTTTATACCATTGTATGTGACAAAGGCActcaattaatatattttaatcatcGAGAGTCTTATAATTTAGTCGTATTGTCCATTTCCCCAAAAACAATGCCTGAGTTTGAATCCTTTTCTTCTCATTTATTgtaagctattaaaaaaaatgtgcaaaGAGAAATACTAGCAATTTTAATCACagattttctttcctcttctcctatattctctcatatttttctttataacaTACCTTTTAACTTTCTGATTCTGCAAGCAGCCAATAGATGGTAAAGAATTTTTTGCTATCATCAATTCCACCCACAATGGGCTTCCACTTACGAAATTCTCCGAATGATATTTTAATGGTGTGGGGACAAACATTATGTGCAAAACTCCAATTGATCATAGCTCGACTGCACTTTTTTGTAATATCGCTTGATTCAAGCATTTAGATGTGCAAAATATGAATCTCCATCTTCTTATTATGAGTAATTCTTAAGTACTCTCGAAGTACGGAAAACTATGCTCCTTCCTCTCATATTCAAATGGGgtccactcattaaattcatagcTAGTGGAGTCCATCATAAATGCAAGAGGAGGAAGCATCATTTCTTCATATTCCGAgaatacctaagaattttccctTAGTATAGCATTCACATGCATTAACTATTGGTAGTTTACATTTTTgtaacaatttattattattattgcttgTATTCTTTTTAAGAATGTAAGGACGCtatttgtaacgacccgtaataacgttgggttcgcacgtaaaaggcccaaataatatcatttgtagagcgtgggtttgaaaggttaggccttggttaCAAGACAGTGGGTTTtccatggtgttcatacataattaaagtGTGtgcgccctaggagtctttctccaggaggcgggctgggaggctctgatTTTTGCCATTTTTCCCAACCCCTTCTTTGGTGCATTAACCTTCAcgttatatagcccttcttggttgatctcaGCCCTCCATTTGTTAgtcaggcaggtgcctacttctgtatctgtcccatcagctgtcccttCTTGCTTTCTGTTAGTCGCGATGATCGAGGTCGCCCTGCCCAGgtgtcttttctcattaacatggtcagGACGCTGGCCGGtgtatttaatgcggaggggacatGTTTACCTTGAACCAATTTTGCATCGTACCTCCACATGGGCCCCATTCTACTCGCATCCCCTTCAGGGGGCGGTTTGGGGATAGCCTTCATCGAGATGTTGCTCTTCCCCTTGAAgtcttggagtgccgaggataAGGTCGTCCTCAGCTGTTCCCCTTGACACCTCGGCCATTCCtcattcgtcctcggcacacaccctcctcggcatgggccCTAAGCCCTAATAGAacgtgggccggatcataagctCCCTGGCCCCACAAAGAATATACTATAATATATTTTAGGCGGTTGTcacaaaattaataaacttttaaccaattaattaataaattatgcCCTTGATCAAATTGATTAAAACATTACACTAGTACATATCACATATGACACCATattgatgacctaggaaaaccaataaaacaacTGTTTCACGGTAAAAAAATCTAGGAGGAATTAACCTAACAATTCTCAAGGCAACATATCACTAGAATAAAATCGAAATTTGTACAATAGACTTAATCCTAAATCTATTATTACCTTATGTAGTACTTTTTGGCATGACTACACATAGATTTGAGATCCACAGACTCTTCTATTATGGATGGTTGCACGTGAACTTTCTTCTTCATGACTCCAAGATCCACGCTCAAAGATTTGATTAGAAACTGTGGTTAACTGATGACAACAACTTTGCTTTATCAccagttctttttttcttttctttttatttatttttttttttttttttgcacgcaATCTCAAGTTGATGCTTCAAGAACTGCATATAGAAACACTGCCATACTGTGTGTGTAAAACGTGATCTAGGGTTTGTATTTATATGTACTTAAGTTCCATCAAAATCCTAGATCAAACAGCTACGAAAAGAAGCTAAAATTCCAATTTGCACGAATCTCAATTGAGACAGATATGCAATTTGATCGGTTGAGATAAGTGGTTTTCGTTTCGGCCTATCAAGCTACAGTTAAAATGCAGTCTTCCAACAATTCATTTTCTATATTATTGAGTATTTCACTGTTTTGAacatgatttgtcttgatcaaaTATTATCTAAGGTAATTCTATCTAGAAAAACTAAGTTATAAATTGTTACAATCGTTCGTGGTTACCAATCTAAAATAATGGACTTTACATAATATTTGAATTCGTGCAGGACCATTCACCTTTGAAGAGGGAAAACCAAAAGGAAGCCTTCCTAGGCTGCGTCTTAATCCTTATAGCTGGTCCAAGGTAAATTAGTCTATCTCATGctaattttcttcatttttccttttcttttgtattgAGTATATGGGAATTATCTACATTGATCATGATTATGGCCAATACCAATTACATTTAATTTACAATTCCACTGTCATTATGCATTCATTCTATATATAATCTTACTATTTTTTAAGCCCATATGTatatgtgtttatttatttctcaGGTTTCAAACATAATTTACTTGGATTCTCCTGCCGGTGTTGGCTTCTCTTACTGGAAATACTCAAGCGCACGCAAAACAGGAGACGTAGAAACTGCCTCTGATACACATGAATTCCTTCTCAAGGTTATTAGGATATCGAAACGCTCCTTAATAAGGTCAAAAAAAGAAGTTAGGAAATAACTAATAACATatttatgaactcccaaacaaagCGTTAAAgagataattaaattattgaaaatttaaataacgatttaatttattgttttgcaAGCAGTGGTTTAAACAATTCCCAGAGTTCGTCTCCAATCCATTTTATATATCAGGAGAGTCTTATGCTGGAATTTATGTGCCAACTCTTGCTTCTGAAGTAATAAAAGGTACTAATTGagctctcttctttctctttcttttttattaaaaaagaatatgttaaataaattatatattttctcatAATACATATTAACTATGTGGtagtattaattttaaaaatgtaatttttaatttttcttcaggAATAAAAAATGGCGTAAAGCCCTTTATCAATTTGAAGGTATGTCACTTTGGCATTTTGGATATTCAATCAATTATaggctaatttttttgttattaaatatatatatatatatataaaataaaaataaaaataaaaaaataaaaaatctatgcAGGGCTACATGGTGGGAAATGGAGTCACTGATGGCAAATTTGATGGCAATGCTCTCGTCCCATTTGCACACGGGATGAGCCTTATTTCAAACAATATCTTTGAGGTGGgtgaaattttattcaaagaaaGGAACAAAGTCTATACAATTGCAATTTGCAAGGTAGACCAACCATGCTAAGACATTGTTTAAATATTGGTTTTTTCTACATCATACCCTTGGCTTTATTGTGAAGCTTACTTAAAATGCTACAAAATCTGGACCAATTTTTATTCAAGATTTCCAATATGCTTCTACggaattttaatttagaatcttgcttaattataataattatccAAAGTGTGATATACTGTTTCTCATAGTTAAAATCCTAATGGAGGCAAATTTGACTATGATTTTTGCAGAAAGTTCATTCTTCTTGCAAAGGAAATTACTATAACCCTGTAGGAAAATCTTGCAATCAGAACCTTCAACTAGTTTATGCGGTGAGATGATATTGCGTGGCCAATTACCATATGAATTAACTTCTAAAGAGTCTGAAATTGTGATGCATGTagtcagaaaaataaaaactgcaAATTTCTAAACATTTATCTCAGTATAGGCTATTGATGGGCTTAACGTTTATGACATCCTTGAGCCTTGCTATCACGCCCCGGGAACACAAGGAAACACAAGTTTACCATTAAGCTTCCAGCAATTAGGAGAATCTGAGAGGCCTCTTCCCGTGAGAAAAAGGATATTTGGCCGTGCTTGGCCTTTTAGGGCACCAGTAAGAGATGGCTTGGTACCATTGTGGCCTCAATTATCCCAAGGAATCAGCGTTCCCTGTGTAGTAAgttacaaattttctttttataatgcTACATTCATATTTTTCAATGCCTTGGATCACTTAATTAAGTAGCTGTGATTGTGAATGATAATCAGATCTtggtatgtatatatttttatagataATTTGATGATTACAACAGCGAGTTTGGATTTGAACAACCGCCTACATATTTCCATTAGAAATATTTATTTAGTAGAAAATCttacaattaatttatttttgcaagTGTAGAATGATGAAGTTGCAACTATATGGCTGAACAATAAAGAAGTTAGGGATGCAATTCATGCCAAGCCGGTAAATCAATCTATATATTATTGATTAGTAGTCTTCCAAAATTTCGCATCACTTATTTTCTTCTAATCCAAACTTAAACCAATGACAGCCAAGTGTGACTGGTGGTCCTTGGGTATTATGCACTGGTGCAATACATTATGAGCATGATGCTGGAAGTATGATCCCTTACCATAAAAATCTGACCCTTCAAGGATATCGAGCACTTATTTACAGGTAAATCTCTTGGATTGACTCAGGAGATACTTAAATGCTAATTCAAGAAAACCAATTACATTTCTACGATTTTATTTTATGCAATGTTTACAGAAAGGGCTTATTTTGATTTCCATGCTACTTCTAATTATTTTGAGGATTTAGTTAGGAACTAATAATTAGGATATTACATTTCCAATATTTGCtataataatattcaaaaatgACCACTAGaacttctaaaaataaaaacttgctTTTTGGATGTAGATTATGTTGGTAAAGGTAGTCAAGCAAAAACGATTTGGTAGGTATATAGTAGGCATAAAATGACGAAGGATGAGAGCTGAAAGCATTTCATGTAGATTGGAAGTTCATCAGTTTCTTACTTAAAAATGTATTGCCTTCTTCTAGGAAAATCCTAGTGTTACCTACTAGTCTGAAGGGATATAAGAAAACACATTAAAAACAAGTGTTTTCgttttttttaattgccaatTGGGATCTTGTGGCCATGTCCAAAGGCAACTAATTATGACTCAAATTGAAAGATAtgtgaatttaattagagaGATGATGATAATTATATAGCAAAAGCTAGAAATTTATGGCCTGGACCAACCTGCTCAAGAGCCCACTTAACTTAAATGCAACATGCACGGTGTTACTCAAATGCTTTCTTTTTCAATGGGAATCAAAGGGCCtactaaataattaaattgttattCTTTGTTGGTACCTTTTCATCAATACGGTGGTCTACAACCCAATTCCACTGACATTGATGTTTTGGATTCGAACTAATACATTAACGTTATACATATACATGCAATCAAAATTCCACATTTGGATTCTCTGTGCTCATCCCTAGGGATATATTTTGACAATGATGAAGCAGAAATCTTCAGTCAAGTGAACTCGTCCAAATGAGCCAACAACCTCGTCCTTGTACCTGAAAATGTTGTACGAAGACCTTCTTaggtggtcaccggtgtggtgcctacCGAAGAATCTCCGATAATTAAGTCAGCGTATGCAAATTCCAAGAGAATATCAGAGATTAGAGCTATGTATTTTGATTATTCGTACCTTGTATTGGTTTTGTGGAGGGTTTATATATGGTGCCACAACATCTAGCCGTTGTGGCTTTTATTGTAGCTTTAATGCCTCTATCGGTAACGCTTCCATGCTCAGTAATGTAGGCTTTGATGGGCCTCCAACAGTCCATATAGCTAGTCTTGTAACTGTCTGAGGTATTATTTACTGCATTGAATGGCTTTCCTCCATTCGTCAGTGACGTGGATATGTGGACGGAGATGTTTGATTAGTTCGTCTGAGCAAAAGAGTTCGTCTGAGTTTAACTCCGTATCTAAACATCTCTCCTTCAGGGGTGATGATGACAACCCCTACTCCACCCCTTTTCAGGCTGATGAACCATCAGTTTGAACCATCCATCTTTTGGCTTCGTCAGTTGTATCTTCCTCATCTGGGATGGTGAACTTGGCGATGAAGTCTACCAATACCTATGCCTTAATAACTGTCCCAGGGTGGTACTCAATGTCGAACTGGCTAAGCTCGATTGCCCATTGGACCATCCTTCCTGCCACCTCGGGTTTGTTCGTGTACTTCTTAATGGGTTGGTCTGTCATCACCAAGATGAGGTTCGCCTAGAACTAAGGTCACAATTTGCGTGAGGCTACGATCAATGCGAATGCAATCTTCTCTATCTGTGGGTACTTGGCTTCTGCCCCTTGGAAGGCTTGACTGACATAGTAGACTAAGAGCCGCGTCTTGTTCTCTTACCGAATCAAGGCTGCACTCATAGTTGTTGTTGATACTGCCAGATATAAATACAGGTTTTCTCCCTCCTTTGATGGACTCAGAAGGGGTGGATTGCTCAAGTAGTGCTTGAGTTCTTGAAAAGCTTTCTCATATTCATCGGTCTAGGCAAAAGCTTGCTTTAGTGTCTTGAAAAATGGCAAGCATTTGTCCATTGCTTTAGAGACGAACATGTTGAGTGCTGCTATCTTTCCTATGAGCTTCTAGACTTCCTTGACGGTCTTGGGCGATGTCATATTAAGTATGGCTTGTACCTTTTCTAGGTTTGCTTCTATccctctttgggacaccattGAACCCCAAGAACTTCCCTGAGGCTACTCCAAA
Coding sequences within:
- the LOC126691298 gene encoding serine carboxypeptidase-like 20 isoform X2 yields the protein MSLAMANFLFFTISLCMLLTFGIIEAAPKDALITHLPGFNGTFPSKHYAGYVTNIKNKNNNGGKKLFYYFVESERKAWKDPVVLWLNGGPGCSSMDGFVYEHGPFTFEEGKPKGSLPRLRLNPYSWSKVSNIIYLDSPAGVGFSYWKYSSARKTGDVETASDTHEFLLKWFKQFPEFVSNPFYISGESYAGIYVPTLASEVIKGIKNGVKPFINLKGYMVGNGVTDGKFDGNALVPFAHGMSLISNNIFEKVHSSCKGNYYNPVGKSCNQNLQLVYAAIDGLNVYDILEPCYHAPGTQGNTSLPLSFQQLGESERPLPVRKRIFGRAWPFRAPVRDGLVPLWPQLSQGISVPCVNDEVATIWLNNKEVRDAIHAKPPSVTGGPWVLCTGAIHYEHDAGSMIPYHKNLTLQGYRALIYRNLQSSELVQMSQQPRPCT
- the LOC126691298 gene encoding serine carboxypeptidase-like 20 isoform X1, which codes for MSLAMANFLFFTISLCMLLTFGIIEAAPKDALITHLPGFNGTFPSKHYAGYVTNIKNKNNNGGKKLFYYFVESERKAWKDPVVLWLNGGPGCSSMDGFVYEHGPFTFEEGKPKGSLPRLRLNPYSWSKVSNIIYLDSPAGVGFSYWKYSSARKTGDVETASDTHEFLLKWFKQFPEFVSNPFYISGESYAGIYVPTLASEVIKGIKNGVKPFINLKGYMVGNGVTDGKFDGNALVPFAHGMSLISNNIFEKVHSSCKGNYYNPVGKSCNQNLQLVYAAIDGLNVYDILEPCYHAPGTQGNTSLPLSFQQLGESERPLPVRKRIFGRAWPFRAPVRDGLVPLWPQLSQGISVPCVNDEVATIWLNNKEVRDAIHAKPPSVTGGPWVLCTGAIHYEHDAGSMIPYHKNLTLQGYRALIYSGDHDMCVPFTGTQEWTRSLGYKIVDEWRSWHSKGQVAGYLQGYDNNLTFLTVKGSGHTVPEYKPQEALDFYRRWLEGKPI